In Schizosaccharomyces osmophilus chromosome 1, complete sequence, the genomic window AACTCCATTCTACGATATACTGGAACCGTTTAATACCCCTTTTACAATACCAGCATGCGTCGGTGCCCGTAATACagtatcattttcttttcaattgacACCGATGgctctttcaaaattgttAAGTAACCCGAAGGAATTTCGAGTGTACTTTTTCTCGACCCCAACAGATACCATTGGTTTCGGTGAATGTTTAATGGAGTATCCTACTCCTCAAATGGAGCTTCGTGCCAATAATCAAGTCGCACATGCAAACTATCGTGGCTTGAAAGGAAGAAGTGGCACTACAAACCCAGCTGACATAACTGACTATATAACCAAATATGCTGGTCCTCCAGGAAATAATGTTGTTATATATTACATGAATGCCACGAAAAGGTACTCTGCTGTTGTTTCTCTCGTGAAGATGTATTCTGTTGATCAATTGGTCGATGATGTcaaaaatcgaaaaatcgagacgaaagaaaagattgtgGATCGTataaaaagtgaaaatgaagatacCGATATCATCGCAACTTCGACAgatatttctttaaaatgCCCGCTGTCGTTTACTAGAATTTCTCTACCAGTAAGATCTAGTTTTTGCAAACATATTCAGTGCTTTGATGCTAGAGCATTTCTAGAAATGAATCAGCAAACCCCTTCATGGATGTGTCCTGTGTGTAATATACTTGTTCGTTATCCCGATTTGGTTGTTGATGGGTTCATGCAACATATTTTGGAGAACAGTCCCAGCAACTCTGAAACAATTACTGTTGATCCTGTTGGAAATTGGAGTATGAATAcgtttgatgaagaaagtgaaagttctgaagaagaaaacttgcCAAAAGAACAGATTATAGAACTAAGCGACGAAGAGCGAAATGCTACACCTGCAAATCCTGGTGAACCTTCGAATGCACCAAAACGCAAGGCTTCACCTCCCCCTGCTAGCTCGACAAATAAGAAGAAACGAGAATCTTTGGTAATTGATCTCACTATCtctgatgatgaagaacCCGTAGCTATAACGTCTCCTCCTAAATCAACCAAGAACGAGACTGATAAGTCTTTTTCAAAGCCAGCATCACCAAGCCCTGTTCAGAGAAGTGCTCAGGCATCATCATCCACTTCATCAGAAAACTTGCTGCTACCGAAAAATACTACGAATGGTATTTCTCAACGATCAACAC contains:
- the pli1 gene encoding SUMO E3 ligase Pli1, which codes for MNQADFLQELPHVYKRLESGLIIPQLKDILRVFGLRLSGTKPELIARIKEFVEKIAINNDMNTWNSLKKAVDGDIAGAICTLQSNLSQIYPQTLAVPPPVNNPGNRSYTRPFAPVVHSRIRFRKTPFYDILEPFNTPFTIPACVGARNTVSFSFQLTPMALSKLLSNPKEFRVYFFSTPTDTIGFGECLMEYPTPQMELRANNQVAHANYRGLKGRSGTTNPADITDYITKYAGPPGNNVVIYYMNATKRYSAVVSLVKMYSVDQLVDDVKNRKIETKEKIVDRIKSENEDTDIIATSTDISLKCPLSFTRISLPVRSSFCKHIQCFDARAFLEMNQQTPSWMCPVCNILVRYPDLVVDGFMQHILENSPSNSETITVDPVGNWSMNTFDEESESSEEENLPKEQIIELSDEERNATPANPGEPSNAPKRKASPPPASSTNKKKRESLVIDLTISDDEEPVAITSPPKSTKNETDKSFSKPASPSPVQRSAQASSSTSSENLLLPKNTTNGISQRSTPSSTTTVPSTTSTSQRSFSNYEPNYAPGRNAYSSKRPTESFQSSRGISFPPVNTPPPRRDYRLGSLPVDDSQALYHPSMSSRSSAHTNTPGVQTSTTSDPANLLINDLVLPPMVVGRTNSSPSIRSNTREPQLSNSYTPNQQMLYNNIPTRPPFTIPESDRDLLSYDDLRRRPVLSLPRIQETQQRRPPQTAGPLWNEEEDNRINWDSEFHTTYPFNNPT